Genomic segment of Patescibacteria group bacterium:
ATAATTACTGCATCATAATGATTAATATGTTTTTTAATAAAATCTTGCCCTGGTTCAATGTAAACATTAACCCTTTTATCAGAAAAAGATTTTTTATTAATAGAAATAAGATGTTTTTTACAAATCTTTATAAACTCCTCATCCAGCTCAACTAAATCTACTTTTTTAACATTATGCTTTAAAACTTCTCTTAAAATACAACCATCACCTCCCCCAATAATTAAAATATTTTTAGGGTTGGGGTGGGAAAACATTACTGGATGAACCATTATCTCGTGGTAAATAAACTCATCTTTTTGAGATAATTGATTGATGCCATCTAAAAAAAGAATTCTACCATATAAGTCATTATCAAAAATCAAAACATTCTGGAACTTGGTTTTTCCTTTAAATATTAATTTATCAATAGAAAAACAATGTTCTATTGTTTTTTTTCGTTTTCCAGGAAGTGATTTTTCACAAAACCACTTTTTTTTAGAGATAGGCATAAAACGGCTTATCAAACTTAACTCTTCTTGGTCTTTTACC
This window contains:
- the speE gene encoding polyamine aminopropyltransferase, with product MPISKKKWFCEKSLPGKRKKTIEHCFSIDKLIFKGKTKFQNVLIFDNDLYGRILFLDGINQLSQKDEFIYHEIMVHPVMFSHPNPKNILIIGGGDGCILREVLKHNVKKVDLVELDEEFIKICKKHLISINKKSFSDKRVNVYIEPGQDFIKKHINHYDAVIIDCTNLEYQGLSSPLYTKVFYNQVLKSLTKHGIIITLGASFLDFNTLIKKIFKGIKAIFSNTVIYRFTVPSYHCGEYSFIAGSESIDLGKINFKKIQGKFDKLAKKHKFKYYSPEIHKASMVLPEAYKIK